In one window of Pseudomonas benzenivorans DNA:
- a CDS encoding LysR family transcriptional regulator, protein MGLDDALIFTRVVECHSFTLAAQGLGMQKSTVSRRIVLLEERLGVRLLNRTTRKLRLTEVGQAYYERCRQIMLDFAEAEQAVMQLQQAPSGLLRITAPIEFGQLLLGRVLGEFMRQYPQITAEVELTSRHVDPVEEGVDIAILVGQPQDSTLIARKLFEVERRLCASPAYLRAQGTPQTVAELEGHRAILLPHDSPRHWPLLGESLSCQRVLACNNITFAREAALAGAGIAGLPRMICAEALLSGRLVHLLPDACLPTGELYAVYPSRRFQAMKVKTFLDFLMRSLPVEGGRLLEPAPTGLVTSPP, encoded by the coding sequence ATGGGTCTGGATGATGCGTTGATCTTCACCCGGGTGGTCGAGTGCCACAGCTTCACCCTGGCGGCCCAGGGCCTGGGCATGCAGAAGTCCACGGTGAGCCGGCGCATCGTCCTGCTGGAGGAGCGCCTCGGCGTGCGCCTGCTCAACCGCACCACGCGCAAGCTGCGCCTGACCGAGGTAGGCCAGGCCTACTACGAGCGCTGCCGGCAGATCATGCTGGACTTCGCCGAAGCCGAGCAGGCGGTCATGCAGCTGCAGCAAGCGCCATCCGGCCTGCTGCGCATCACCGCCCCCATCGAATTCGGCCAGCTGCTGCTCGGCCGGGTGCTCGGCGAGTTCATGCGCCAGTACCCGCAGATCACCGCTGAGGTGGAGCTGACCTCGCGCCATGTCGACCCGGTGGAGGAGGGCGTGGACATCGCCATCCTGGTCGGCCAGCCGCAGGATTCGACGCTGATCGCACGCAAGCTGTTCGAGGTCGAGCGGCGCCTGTGCGCCAGTCCCGCCTACCTGCGAGCCCAGGGTACGCCGCAGACAGTGGCCGAACTCGAGGGGCACCGGGCGATCCTGCTGCCCCATGACTCGCCGCGCCATTGGCCGCTGCTGGGGGAGAGCCTGTCCTGTCAGCGGGTGCTGGCGTGCAACAACATCACCTTCGCCCGCGAGGCGGCCCTGGCCGGCGCCGGTATCGCCGGCCTGCCGCGGATGATCTGCGCGGAGGCCCTGCTTAGCGGGCGTCTGGTGCACCTGCTGCCCGACGCGTGCCTGCCGACCGGCGAGCTCTACGCGGTCTATCCCTCCCGGCGTTTCCAGGCGATGAAGGTCAAGACCTTTCTCGACTTCCTCATGCGCAGCCTGCCGGTCGAAGGGGGGCGGCTGCTGGAGCCGGCGCCCACGGGGCTGGTAACATCGCCGCCTTAA
- the gltX gene encoding glutamate--tRNA ligase translates to MTTVRTRIAPSPTGDPHVGTAYIALFNLCFARQHGGEFILRIEDTDQLRSTRESEQQIFDALRWLGIEWSEGPDVGGPHGPYRQSERGHIYKQYTAELVEKGHAFHCFCSPERLDKLRAEQTEAKQTPRYDGHCMHLAQDEVQRRLAAGEPNVVRMKVPTEGVCVVPDMLRGEVEIPWDRMDMQVLMKTDGLPTYFLANVVDDHLMGITHVLRGEEWLPSAPKLILLYEYFGWDKPQLCYMPLLRNPDKSKLSKRKNPTSITFYERMGFLPQAMLNYLGRMGWSMPDEREKFSLSEMIEHFDIQRVSLGGPIFDLEKLSWLNGQWLRELSVEEFAAGAQKWAFNSDYLMKIAPHVQGRVETFSQIAPLASFFFAGGLNLDAKLFEHKKLSPDQVRQVMQLILWKLEALRQWEKDRITGCIQAVVEHLELKLRDAMPLMFAAITGQASSVSVLDAMEILGPDLTRFRLRQAIELLGGVSKKENKEWEKLLAAIG, encoded by the coding sequence ATGACCACCGTTCGTACCCGTATCGCGCCATCGCCCACCGGCGATCCGCACGTAGGCACCGCCTATATTGCTCTGTTCAACCTGTGCTTCGCCCGGCAGCACGGTGGCGAGTTCATCCTGCGCATCGAAGACACCGATCAGCTGCGCTCGACCCGCGAGTCCGAGCAGCAGATTTTCGATGCCCTGCGCTGGCTGGGCATCGAGTGGAGCGAGGGGCCGGACGTCGGCGGTCCCCACGGGCCGTACCGGCAGAGCGAGCGCGGGCACATCTACAAGCAGTACACCGCCGAGCTGGTGGAGAAGGGCCATGCCTTCCACTGCTTCTGCAGCCCCGAGCGCCTGGACAAGCTGCGCGCCGAGCAAACCGAGGCCAAGCAGACCCCGCGCTACGACGGCCACTGCATGCACCTGGCTCAGGACGAGGTGCAGCGGCGCCTGGCCGCCGGCGAACCCAACGTGGTGCGCATGAAGGTGCCGACCGAGGGCGTATGCGTGGTGCCGGACATGCTCCGCGGCGAGGTGGAGATTCCCTGGGACCGCATGGACATGCAGGTGCTGATGAAGACCGATGGCCTGCCGACCTACTTCCTGGCCAACGTGGTCGACGACCATCTGATGGGCATCACCCATGTGCTGCGCGGCGAGGAGTGGCTGCCGTCGGCGCCCAAGCTGATCCTGCTGTACGAGTACTTCGGCTGGGACAAGCCGCAGCTGTGCTATATGCCGCTGCTGCGCAATCCGGACAAGAGCAAGCTGTCCAAGCGCAAGAACCCGACCTCGATCACCTTCTACGAGCGCATGGGTTTCCTGCCCCAGGCCATGCTCAACTACCTCGGGCGCATGGGCTGGTCGATGCCCGACGAGCGCGAGAAGTTCTCGCTGTCCGAGATGATCGAGCACTTCGACATCCAGCGCGTGTCCCTGGGCGGGCCGATCTTCGACCTGGAGAAGCTGTCCTGGCTCAACGGCCAGTGGCTGCGCGAACTGAGCGTCGAGGAGTTCGCCGCCGGCGCGCAGAAGTGGGCGTTCAACTCCGATTACCTGATGAAGATCGCTCCCCACGTGCAGGGGCGGGTGGAGACCTTCAGTCAGATCGCCCCGCTGGCGAGCTTCTTCTTCGCCGGTGGCCTGAACCTGGACGCCAAGCTGTTCGAGCATAAGAAGCTGTCGCCCGACCAGGTGCGTCAGGTCATGCAGCTGATCCTGTGGAAGCTGGAGGCCCTGCGCCAGTGGGAGAAGGACAGGATCACCGGCTGCATCCAGGCGGTGGTCGAACACCTCGAGCTGAAGCTACGCGATGCCATGCCGCTGATGTTCGCCGCCATTACCGGTCAGGCCAGCTCGGTGTCGGTGCTCGACGCCATGGAAATCCTCGGCCCGGACCTCACCCGCTTCCGCCTGCGCCAGGCCATCGAGCTGCTCGGTGGCGTGTCGAAGAAGGAGAACAAGGAGTGGGAAAAGCTGCTGGCGGCCATCGGCTGA